In a genomic window of Microterricola viridarii:
- a CDS encoding outer membrane protein assembly factor BamB family protein has translation MTESNRTPGADGAAPGAAPSPAPTDPTAHEGEEHARRHFTLVLTSLLVLVVLVAAVAVVIAAIVLARGGPVGGADADDAGAADGAALGDGVAAASGPGSLAWASPLGAESWGTPAVAGDLVLAGANNGVLSAFTHADGEKAWEFDTGGQVRSAALVGGDAVYVTSDSGMVFALAVDGSELWRVDTGAGPVRRVWDDFGSRPALLGDALFVGTADGRLLALAASDGSQLWEYATGAPMRSDLTTGDGRVYAIGRDGVVHAVDAASGTAVWTKPLRGDGTTSPGFSDGVLVVGSRALQVLGLDAATGEELWSSSYGASWVQSGATIVGDRVTIGSSDIGEVRQLDLATGAPAWVATIGGWPWGIPAHAGGVFYASNISTEGMQPWEASLFALDGASGDVLWSAATGPAAEWAVDGQAMFGIAGSPVVADDLVIVAGLDGVLSAFRR, from the coding sequence ATGACTGAGAGCAACCGAACCCCCGGTGCAGACGGAGCGGCACCCGGCGCCGCTCCGAGCCCTGCGCCCACAGACCCGACCGCGCACGAGGGCGAAGAGCACGCGCGGCGACACTTCACCCTCGTACTCACCTCGCTGCTCGTGCTCGTCGTGCTGGTGGCCGCGGTGGCGGTCGTGATCGCCGCGATCGTCCTGGCGCGCGGCGGGCCGGTCGGGGGCGCGGATGCCGACGACGCCGGCGCCGCAGACGGGGCCGCGCTGGGAGACGGCGTCGCAGCGGCGAGCGGGCCCGGCAGCCTGGCCTGGGCCAGCCCGCTCGGCGCCGAGAGCTGGGGCACCCCGGCCGTCGCCGGTGACCTCGTGCTCGCCGGCGCCAACAACGGTGTGCTCTCCGCCTTCACCCATGCGGACGGCGAGAAGGCGTGGGAGTTCGACACCGGCGGCCAGGTCCGCAGCGCGGCGCTCGTGGGAGGCGACGCCGTCTACGTCACCAGCGACAGCGGAATGGTCTTCGCACTCGCCGTCGACGGCTCAGAGCTCTGGCGCGTCGACACCGGCGCCGGGCCGGTGCGGAGGGTCTGGGACGACTTCGGCTCGCGCCCGGCGCTCCTCGGGGATGCGCTCTTCGTCGGCACCGCGGACGGCCGGCTGCTCGCCCTCGCGGCCTCCGACGGGAGCCAGCTCTGGGAGTACGCCACCGGCGCCCCGATGCGCTCCGACCTCACGACGGGCGACGGCCGGGTCTACGCCATCGGCCGCGACGGCGTGGTGCACGCCGTCGACGCGGCATCCGGCACAGCGGTCTGGACCAAGCCACTCCGCGGGGACGGCACCACCTCGCCCGGATTCAGCGACGGCGTGCTCGTCGTCGGCAGCCGGGCGCTCCAGGTTCTCGGGCTCGATGCGGCGACGGGCGAGGAGCTGTGGAGCTCGTCCTACGGGGCATCCTGGGTGCAGTCCGGCGCCACGATCGTGGGCGACCGGGTGACGATCGGCAGCTCAGACATCGGCGAGGTGCGACAGCTCGACCTCGCCACGGGCGCCCCGGCGTGGGTGGCCACGATCGGCGGCTGGCCGTGGGGGATCCCGGCGCATGCCGGCGGCGTCTTCTACGCCAGCAACATCTCGACCGAGGGCATGCAGCCGTGGGAGGCCTCTCTGTTCGCCCTCGACGGCGCCAGCGGCGACGTGCTCTGGAGCGCGGCGACGGGCCCGGCGGCGGAGTGGGCGGTCGACGGCCAGGCCATGTTCGGCATCGCCGGATCTCCCGTCGTCGCTGACGACCTCGTGATCGTGGCCGGCCTCGACGGCGTGCTCTCGGCGTTCCGCCGCTAG
- the purL gene encoding phosphoribosylformylglycinamidine synthase subunit PurL: MTENPATTSAPASAGRGVADTVQNAAATPEKEQPYGALGLKPDEYEQIKKILGRRPTSGELAMYSVMWSEHCSYKSSKNYLRQFGQKVSPAMKKNLMVGMGENAGVVDVGEGWAVTFKIESHNHPSYIEPFQGAATGVGGIVRDIISMGARPVAVMDALRFGDINHPDTARVVHGVVSGISFYGNCLGLPNIGGETYFDSVYQANPLVNALAVGVLRHEDLHLANARGVGNKVVLFGARTGGDGIGGASILASDSFDEGGPTKRPAVQVGDPFAEKVLIECCLELFKNELVEGIQDLGAAGISCATSELAANGDGGMVIALENVLLRDPSLTAEEILMSESQERMMAIVTPEKLAGFLEVVKKWDVETSVLGEVTDTGRLVINWHGEEIVNVDPNTVAVDGPVYDRPVAYPTWIDALQADSASKLARPTDAAELRAQLLQLVGSPNLADKSWITSQYDHYVGGNTALAFPDDGGMVRIDEESGLGFAVATDANGRFCQLDPKQGARLALAEAYRNVAATGAVPVAISDCLNFGSPENPEVMWQFSQAVEGLSDGCLELEVPVTGGNVSFYNQTGDAPIHPTPVVAVLGVIDDVARRIPSGWQDDGHNIYLLGTTALELDGSAWAGVVHDHLGGRPPAVDLAAEKRLAGLLHAASVEGLIDSAHDLSDGGLGQALVESVLRFGVGARVWLGDLMERDGIDAATALFSESTGRVIVSVPREDDVKFRGLCEGREYEVIRIGVTDSETSGLDIQGEFAATLDELRTAHRSPLADAFGPVVGY, from the coding sequence GTGACCGAAAACCCTGCCACTACTTCTGCGCCTGCTTCTGCGGGCCGCGGTGTCGCCGACACCGTTCAGAATGCCGCCGCGACGCCCGAGAAGGAGCAGCCCTACGGCGCTCTCGGCCTCAAGCCCGACGAGTACGAGCAGATCAAGAAGATCCTCGGCCGTCGCCCCACCAGCGGCGAGCTCGCCATGTACTCGGTCATGTGGAGCGAGCACTGCTCCTACAAGAGCTCGAAGAACTACCTGCGCCAGTTCGGCCAGAAGGTCTCCCCCGCCATGAAGAAGAACCTCATGGTCGGCATGGGCGAGAACGCCGGCGTCGTCGACGTGGGCGAGGGCTGGGCGGTCACCTTCAAGATCGAGAGCCACAACCACCCCAGCTACATCGAGCCGTTCCAGGGCGCGGCCACCGGCGTCGGCGGCATCGTCCGCGACATCATCTCGATGGGCGCCCGCCCGGTCGCCGTGATGGACGCCCTCCGCTTCGGCGACATCAACCACCCCGACACCGCCCGCGTCGTGCACGGCGTCGTCAGCGGCATCAGCTTCTACGGCAACTGCCTCGGACTGCCGAACATCGGCGGCGAGACCTATTTCGACTCGGTCTACCAGGCCAACCCGCTCGTGAACGCCCTCGCCGTCGGCGTGCTGCGCCACGAGGACCTGCACCTGGCCAACGCCCGCGGCGTCGGCAACAAGGTCGTGCTGTTCGGTGCGCGCACCGGTGGCGACGGCATCGGCGGCGCGTCGATCCTGGCCTCCGACAGCTTCGACGAGGGCGGCCCCACCAAGCGCCCCGCCGTGCAGGTCGGCGACCCCTTCGCCGAGAAGGTGCTCATCGAGTGCTGCCTCGAGCTGTTCAAGAACGAGCTCGTCGAGGGCATCCAGGACCTGGGCGCCGCCGGCATCAGCTGTGCGACCAGCGAGCTCGCGGCCAACGGCGACGGCGGCATGGTCATCGCCCTCGAGAACGTGCTGCTGCGCGACCCGTCGCTCACCGCTGAGGAGATCCTCATGTCGGAGAGCCAGGAGCGCATGATGGCGATCGTCACCCCGGAGAAACTCGCCGGCTTCCTCGAGGTCGTCAAGAAGTGGGATGTCGAGACCAGCGTGCTCGGCGAGGTGACCGACACCGGCCGCCTCGTCATCAACTGGCACGGCGAGGAGATCGTCAACGTCGACCCGAACACGGTCGCCGTCGACGGCCCGGTCTACGACCGCCCCGTTGCTTACCCGACGTGGATCGACGCCCTGCAGGCCGACAGCGCCTCGAAGCTGGCCCGCCCGACGGATGCCGCGGAGCTCCGCGCCCAGCTTCTGCAGCTGGTCGGCAGCCCCAACCTGGCCGACAAGAGCTGGATCACCAGCCAGTACGACCACTACGTCGGCGGCAACACCGCCCTCGCCTTCCCCGACGACGGCGGCATGGTGCGCATCGACGAGGAGAGCGGGCTCGGCTTCGCCGTCGCCACCGACGCGAACGGCCGCTTCTGCCAGCTCGACCCGAAGCAGGGTGCGCGCCTGGCGCTGGCCGAGGCCTACCGCAACGTCGCCGCCACCGGCGCCGTGCCGGTCGCCATCTCGGACTGCCTGAACTTCGGCTCCCCCGAGAACCCCGAGGTCATGTGGCAGTTCAGCCAGGCCGTCGAGGGCCTCTCCGACGGATGCCTCGAGCTGGAGGTTCCCGTCACCGGCGGCAACGTCTCGTTCTACAACCAGACCGGCGACGCCCCGATCCACCCGACGCCGGTTGTCGCCGTGCTCGGCGTGATCGACGACGTCGCCCGCCGCATCCCGTCCGGCTGGCAGGACGACGGACACAACATCTACCTGCTCGGCACCACCGCGCTGGAGCTCGACGGCTCGGCGTGGGCCGGCGTCGTGCACGACCACCTCGGCGGGCGCCCGCCGGCCGTGGACCTGGCAGCCGAGAAGCGCCTCGCCGGGCTGCTGCACGCGGCCTCCGTCGAGGGCCTCATCGACAGCGCCCACGACCTCTCCGACGGCGGCCTCGGCCAGGCGCTGGTGGAGTCTGTTCTGCGTTTCGGCGTCGGCGCCCGCGTCTGGCTCGGCGACCTGATGGAGCGCGACGGCATCGACGCAGCGACGGCCCTCTTCTCGGAGTCGACCGGTCGCGTGATCGTCAGCGTCCCGCGCGAGGACGACGTCAAGTTCCGCGGCCTCTGCGAGGGTCGCGAGTACGAGGTGATCCGCATCGGTGTGACGGATTCCGAGACCTCCGGCCTCGACATCCAGGGCGAGTTCGCCGCGACCCTCGACGAGCTGCGCACCGCGCACCGCTCGCCGCTGGCCGACGCGTTCGGCCCGGTGGTCGGCTACTAG
- a CDS encoding plastocyanin/azurin family copper-binding protein translates to MVNAHAGFTTSGGAAGAVSAGSGAERMPRARRTALTLAAALLSVLLVVLLSGCSSKPPVVASADAASVDVAATITVKDMAFSPAEVTIKLGQAVTWVFDDGVVKHDVVAADGSFVSELMTQGSYTHVFTEAGSFDYGCSPHPRMLGVVTVE, encoded by the coding sequence ATGGTCAACGCACACGCCGGATTCACGACGTCGGGAGGCGCTGCCGGCGCCGTCTCCGCTGGGAGCGGGGCCGAGCGGATGCCGCGGGCCCGCCGCACCGCGCTGACCCTCGCCGCCGCGCTTCTCAGCGTGCTGCTCGTCGTGCTGCTGAGCGGCTGCTCGAGCAAGCCGCCCGTCGTCGCCTCTGCCGACGCGGCATCCGTCGACGTCGCCGCGACCATCACGGTCAAGGACATGGCGTTCAGCCCGGCCGAGGTCACGATCAAGCTCGGCCAGGCGGTGACCTGGGTCTTCGACGACGGCGTCGTCAAGCACGACGTGGTCGCCGCCGACGGCAGCTTCGTCAGCGAGCTGATGACGCAGGGCAGCTACACGCACGTCTTCACCGAGGCCGGCAGCTTCGACTACGGGTGCAGCCCGCACCCGCGCATGCTCGGCGTCGTCACCGTCGAGTAG
- a CDS encoding DUF3817 domain-containing protein encodes MSPRLFYRTLAIAEAITWTGLIGAMILKYGFDAGGLPVLIAGSIHGLVFLTYAFTAVLVGVNQRWSIPLIVLGVATAIVPYATVPFDIWADRTGRLNGPWRRELSDDPRDKHWIDRTMRWFLNHPAALIGIFVVGIAGIMTVLLIVGPPGGWK; translated from the coding sequence GTGTCACCACGCCTTTTTTACCGCACGCTTGCCATAGCCGAGGCCATCACCTGGACCGGCCTGATCGGCGCCATGATCCTCAAGTACGGCTTCGATGCCGGCGGATTGCCCGTGCTCATCGCCGGGTCGATCCACGGTCTGGTGTTCCTCACCTACGCCTTCACGGCCGTGCTCGTCGGCGTGAACCAGCGCTGGTCGATCCCGCTGATCGTGCTCGGCGTCGCGACCGCGATCGTGCCATACGCCACCGTGCCGTTCGACATCTGGGCCGACCGCACCGGCCGCCTGAACGGCCCGTGGCGCCGCGAGCTGAGCGACGACCCGCGCGACAAGCACTGGATCGACCGCACCATGCGCTGGTTCCTCAACCACCCGGCCGCACTCATCGGCATCTTCGTCGTCGGCATCGCCGGCATCATGACGGTGCTGCTGATCGTCGGCCCTCCCGGCGGCTGGAAGTAG
- a CDS encoding Fur family transcriptional regulator — MTTDAAHESTEGRLRSAGLKVTAPRLAVLDAFPADPIHLSADEVYARVAPALPSTSLQAVYGVLAALVASGLLRKIEPAGSAARYEKRIGDNHHHLICRGCNAIEDVDCVIGEAPCLTPSDTHGFRLQAADVTFWGLCPSCQAALAE, encoded by the coding sequence ATGACCACGGATGCCGCACACGAGAGCACAGAGGGGCGCCTGCGCTCCGCCGGGCTCAAGGTCACGGCGCCGCGTCTCGCGGTGCTCGACGCCTTCCCGGCCGACCCCATCCACCTGAGCGCCGACGAGGTCTACGCCCGGGTCGCCCCCGCGCTGCCGAGCACCTCGCTGCAGGCCGTCTACGGCGTGCTCGCCGCGCTGGTCGCGTCCGGCCTGTTGCGCAAAATCGAGCCGGCCGGCTCGGCCGCCCGCTACGAGAAGCGCATCGGCGACAACCACCACCACCTCATCTGCCGTGGCTGCAACGCCATCGAGGATGTCGACTGCGTCATCGGCGAGGCGCCCTGCCTCACGCCGAGCGACACGCACGGCTTCCGGCTGCAGGCCGCCGACGTCACCTTCTGGGGCCTCTGCCCCAGCTGCCAGGCCGCGCTCGCCGAGTAA
- a CDS encoding catalase, which yields MSEFTTTQTGTPVASDEHSLTAGANGATALHDRYLVEKLAQFARERTPERVVHAKGGGAFGTFEVTGDVSAYTRAAVFQPGASSETLQRFSSVAGEQGSPDTWRDVRGFSVKFYTTEGNYDIVGNNTPVFFIRDGIKFPDFIHSQKRLPGSGLRDADMQWDFWSLSPESAHQVTYLMGDRGLPRSWREMPGFGSHTYQWINAAGERFWVKYHFTSNQGNIEIDAAEAEIIAGADADHYRRDLYEAIEAGNFPSWDLHVQIMPYEDAKSYRFNPFDLTKVWPHADYPLIKVGTHTLNRNPQNFFAEIEQAAFSPANTVPGIDISPDKMLMARVFSYPDAQRYRVGTNYNQIPVNAPHAAPVHNYSQDGAQRHGFNSPSTPVYAPNSFGGPAASVEAAGMGTWESDGELVRAAATLHSEDSDFGQAGTLYRSVFDDAAKARFVDTLTGQGSSITIDEIRERFFQYWTNVDAELGATLRVTVAAVLAA from the coding sequence ATGTCGGAATTCACGACCACGCAAACCGGAACCCCCGTCGCCAGCGACGAGCACTCGCTCACCGCCGGAGCGAACGGGGCCACCGCGCTGCACGACCGTTACCTCGTCGAGAAGCTCGCGCAGTTCGCCCGTGAGCGCACCCCCGAGCGCGTCGTGCACGCCAAGGGCGGCGGAGCATTCGGCACCTTCGAGGTGACCGGTGACGTGTCGGCGTACACCCGTGCCGCCGTGTTCCAGCCGGGCGCGAGCAGCGAGACGCTGCAGCGCTTCTCCAGCGTCGCCGGCGAGCAGGGCTCGCCCGACACCTGGCGCGACGTCCGCGGCTTCTCGGTGAAGTTCTACACCACCGAGGGCAACTACGACATCGTCGGCAACAACACCCCGGTGTTCTTCATCCGCGACGGCATCAAGTTCCCCGACTTCATCCACTCGCAGAAGCGCCTCCCGGGCTCCGGCCTGCGCGACGCCGACATGCAGTGGGACTTCTGGAGCCTCTCGCCCGAGAGCGCCCACCAGGTCACCTACCTCATGGGCGACCGCGGCCTGCCGCGCTCGTGGCGCGAAATGCCCGGCTTCGGCTCGCACACCTACCAGTGGATCAACGCCGCCGGTGAGCGCTTCTGGGTCAAGTACCACTTCACCTCCAACCAGGGCAACATCGAGATCGACGCCGCCGAGGCCGAGATCATCGCCGGTGCGGACGCCGACCACTACCGCCGCGACCTCTACGAGGCCATCGAGGCCGGCAACTTCCCGTCGTGGGACCTGCACGTGCAGATCATGCCCTACGAGGACGCGAAGTCGTACCGCTTCAACCCGTTCGACCTCACCAAGGTGTGGCCGCACGCGGACTACCCGCTGATCAAGGTGGGCACGCACACCCTGAACCGCAACCCGCAGAACTTCTTCGCCGAGATCGAGCAGGCCGCCTTCTCGCCCGCGAACACCGTTCCCGGCATCGACATCAGCCCCGACAAGATGCTGATGGCCCGCGTGTTCAGCTACCCGGACGCCCAGCGCTACCGCGTCGGCACCAACTACAACCAGATCCCCGTGAACGCGCCGCACGCGGCCCCCGTGCACAACTACTCGCAGGACGGCGCCCAGCGCCACGGCTTCAACTCGCCGTCGACGCCGGTGTACGCACCGAACTCGTTCGGCGGCCCGGCGGCCTCCGTCGAGGCGGCCGGCATGGGCACCTGGGAGAGCGACGGCGAGCTCGTGCGCGCCGCAGCCACCCTGCACTCGGAGGACAGCGACTTCGGCCAGGCCGGAACGCTCTACCGCTCGGTCTTCGACGATGCAGCCAAGGCTCGCTTCGTCGATACCCTCACCGGCCAGGGCTCCTCGATCACAATCGACGAGATCCGCGAGCGCTTCTTCCAGTACTGGACCAACGTCGACGCCGAGCTCGGCGCCACGCTCCGCGTGACCGTCGCGGCGGTCCTCGCGGCCTAA